In Archocentrus centrarchus isolate MPI-CPG fArcCen1 chromosome 24, fArcCen1, whole genome shotgun sequence, one DNA window encodes the following:
- the LOC115774205 gene encoding neuroglobin-like, producing the protein MGCSFSAETPDSRRPEEEEEEEEEEEGDAVQVSLSAESREAIRQSWRDIQEDISKVGVIMFVRLFETHPECKDAFFAFRDLNDVEALRASKELKAHGLRIMSIIEKTVARIDQDDRLDQLILDLGRKHYRYKALPKYYELMGQEFILAIQPVLNERWTSDLDEAWKTLFLYITHTMKKGYLQAQRKNSST; encoded by the exons ATGGGCTGCTCTTTCTCAGCGGAGACTCCGGACTCCCGGCggccggaggaggaggaggaggaggaggaggaggaggaaggtgaTGCGGTTCAGGTGAGTCTGAGCGCGGAGAGCCGGGAGGCAatcaggcagagctggagggaCATCCAGGAGGACATCAGCAAGGTGGGCGTCATCATGTTCGTCAG GCTGTTTGAGACTCACCCGGAGTGCAAAGATGCCTTCTTCGCCTTCAGAGACCTCAATGATGTGGAAGCTCTGAGGGCCAGCAAAGAGCTGAAAGCCCACGGCCTcag GATCATGTCCATCATTGAGAAGACGGTCGCCAGGATCGACCAGGATGACCGTCTGGACCAGCTGATCCTGGATCTGGGCAGGAAGCACTATCGATACAAAGCCCTGCCAAAATACTATGAA CTCATGGGACAAGAATTTATCCTAGCCATCCAGCCGGTCCTGAACGAGCGCTGGACTTCAGACCTGGATGAAGCCTGGAAG ACTTTGTTCCTGTATATCACACACACCATGAAGAAAGGCTACCTGCAGGCCCAGAGAAAGAACAGCAGCACCTGA